One stretch of Desulfocurvus vexinensis DSM 17965 DNA includes these proteins:
- a CDS encoding HD domain-containing phosphohydrolase, producing MPIVIPYRRVFRHLPQPALVLTPGDRLADANDAALTLFGGRSPSRRERLDQVSAALGPWLCADVDAFCRSCDEARTYEKEHQGFGQSPRYYRVRLARLESSDARLGVIVILTDITERRRTLEEIARLAVIVDSSDDAIVSIALDGRILSANRAAGRNYGYDPEALRGMSIFALVPDGLEGEMHFIFDEIAAGRPVSRYETLRRHSSGTVFPVSVTYSPIFRDGRVRAISAISRDITSRKRVEGELQRTNENLNQLIEETVKALSATLEKRDLYTSGHQQMVSRLSCLLAGRMGMNAAQVETVRIAGLLHDMGKVCVPMAILSKPARLSPGELALMRQHPETGFEILRNIPFPWPVGLAVLEHHERMDGTGYPRGLSGEDILPEAQVLAVADVLEAMSSHRPYRPALGLACAMEEIGHQAGATLDREVCRAARALVDEHRVSEIRGELTLCP from the coding sequence GTGCCCATCGTGATTCCGTACCGCAGGGTTTTTCGCCACCTGCCGCAGCCAGCCCTGGTGCTGACTCCGGGCGACAGGCTGGCCGATGCCAACGATGCGGCCCTGACGCTGTTCGGCGGGCGCAGCCCTTCGCGCCGCGAGCGCCTGGACCAGGTGAGCGCTGCCCTGGGGCCCTGGCTGTGCGCCGATGTGGACGCCTTCTGCCGCTCCTGCGACGAGGCCAGGACCTACGAGAAAGAGCACCAGGGCTTCGGCCAGAGCCCGCGCTACTACCGCGTGCGCCTGGCGCGGCTGGAAAGCTCCGACGCGCGCCTGGGCGTCATCGTCATCCTCACCGACATCACCGAGCGCCGCCGGACCCTGGAAGAGATCGCCCGCCTGGCGGTCATCGTCGACTCCTCCGACGACGCCATCGTCAGCATCGCCCTGGACGGGCGCATTCTCTCGGCCAACCGCGCCGCCGGGCGCAACTACGGCTACGATCCCGAGGCTCTGCGCGGCATGTCCATTTTCGCCCTGGTGCCCGACGGGCTCGAAGGCGAAATGCACTTCATCTTCGATGAGATCGCCGCCGGGCGCCCGGTGTCGCGCTACGAGACCCTGCGCCGCCACAGCTCGGGAACGGTGTTTCCCGTTTCGGTGACCTATTCGCCCATCTTCCGCGACGGCAGGGTCCGGGCCATCTCGGCCATCTCGCGCGACATCACTTCGCGCAAGCGGGTCGAGGGCGAGCTGCAACGCACCAACGAGAACCTGAACCAGCTCATCGAGGAGACGGTCAAGGCCCTGTCGGCCACGCTGGAAAAGCGCGACCTGTACACCTCGGGCCACCAGCAGATGGTCTCGCGGCTGTCCTGCCTGCTGGCCGGGCGCATGGGCATGAACGCGGCCCAGGTGGAGACGGTGCGCATCGCCGGGCTCTTGCACGACATGGGCAAGGTCTGCGTGCCCATGGCCATCCTCTCCAAGCCCGCGCGCCTGTCGCCCGGCGAGCTGGCCCTCATGCGCCAGCATCCCGAGACGGGCTTCGAGATCCTGCGCAACATTCCCTTTCCCTGGCCCGTGGGCCTGGCCGTGCTGGAGCACCACGAGCGCATGGACGGCACCGGCTACCCCCGGGGCCTGTCGGGGGAGGACATCCTGCCCGAGGCGCAGGTGCTGGCCGTGGCCGATGTGCTCGAAGCCATGTCGTCGCACCGGCCCTACAGGCCCGCCCTGGGGCTGGCCTGCGCCATGGAGGAGATCGGCCACCAGGCCGGCGCGACCCTGGACCGCGAGGTCTGCCGCGCGGCCCGGGCGCTTGTGGATGAACACCGTGTTTCTGAAATCCGAGGGGAGTTGACGCTATGTCCGTGA
- a CDS encoding methyl-accepting chemotaxis protein, whose translation MFISRLNISTKLAVSSFAFVLPIAVLLYFMIAGVNASIRFSAMEYYGDAYQRPLAGLLEAVPAHGRLLTRQALGQGGLDGELAAIRRRADQAFADLEAADKAYGEDLQVTDAGLAMRQRSHLTVARLKSQWAALRALTRPAPDDHAALLQDVRGLIAHVGDTSNLILDPDLDSYYIMDITLLALPQTQARLAEILDFGLTALPAGPLDEAQRRRVMVMASMLRESDMARVLASAAVSLSEDQNFYGTSPSLQAALPPRLAAYEQATTDFLALLDALAAQDAQRTDEATFLAKGEAALAASFALWSTAVDELDTLLQVRIDHYKTTRLVSLVCTAAALLAAGLLVLLIGRSVTRPLRQVQAYAQAVAGGDLKAEVQGTFGGELGALAAHVQAMVSQLKVRLGFAQGILGALGSPCLVTDNGGLATFINPQMTRLLGCAALPGGGLGRPVDELFPRDQHHRDMIRQAVSTRHQFADVETEAVMRDGSRTHVLSCVAPLYDLDGNLLGAFTLMQDISNLKAQEQAIALSHQTLLETATQAETIARTVLDTLGDLAAHVQAADQGSELQRERTSQAASAMDQVNASILDVARNAQQAASRADQSRDKAQQGSEVVGQAATAIAEVAVLARDLKQNMGALGHQAESIGAIMNVINDIADQTNLLALNAAIEAARAGEAGRGFAVVADEVRKLAEKTMHATREVGTAIAGIQTSTQRNMEGMDRAVAAVERVTTLADHSGNALAEIVHLADSSSDMVRGIAAASEQQSAASEQIGRSVEEISTISARTADGMARSRQALDRLSLQARDLQELITHMRG comes from the coding sequence ATGTTCATCTCGCGCTTGAACATCTCCACCAAACTTGCAGTCAGCAGCTTCGCCTTTGTCCTGCCGATCGCCGTCCTGCTGTATTTCATGATCGCCGGAGTGAACGCGAGCATCCGCTTCTCGGCAATGGAATATTATGGCGACGCGTACCAACGCCCGCTGGCCGGGCTGCTGGAAGCCGTGCCCGCCCACGGGCGGCTGCTCACTCGCCAGGCCCTGGGCCAGGGCGGCCTGGACGGCGAACTCGCCGCCATCCGCCGCAGGGCCGACCAGGCCTTTGCCGACCTGGAAGCGGCGGACAAGGCCTACGGCGAGGACCTCCAGGTCACCGACGCGGGCCTGGCCATGCGCCAGCGCAGCCACCTCACGGTCGCGCGCCTCAAATCGCAGTGGGCCGCCCTGCGGGCCCTGACCCGCCCCGCGCCCGACGACCACGCGGCCCTGCTCCAGGACGTGCGCGGCCTCATCGCCCATGTGGGTGACACGTCCAACCTGATTCTCGACCCCGACCTCGACAGCTACTACATCATGGACATCACCCTGCTGGCCCTGCCCCAGACCCAGGCGCGCTTGGCCGAAATCCTCGACTTCGGCCTGACGGCCCTGCCCGCCGGGCCTCTGGACGAAGCCCAGCGCCGCAGGGTCATGGTCATGGCCTCGATGCTGCGCGAGTCCGACATGGCCCGGGTGCTGGCCAGCGCCGCCGTCTCCCTCAGCGAGGACCAGAACTTCTACGGCACGAGCCCCTCGCTCCAGGCCGCCCTGCCGCCCCGGCTGGCCGCCTACGAACAGGCCACCACCGACTTTCTGGCCCTGCTCGACGCCCTGGCCGCCCAGGACGCCCAACGGACGGACGAGGCAACCTTCCTCGCCAAAGGCGAGGCCGCCCTGGCCGCCAGTTTCGCCCTGTGGTCCACCGCCGTGGACGAACTCGACACCCTGCTCCAGGTGCGCATCGACCACTACAAGACCACGCGTCTGGTCTCCCTGGTCTGCACCGCAGCGGCCCTGCTGGCGGCCGGGCTGCTGGTGCTGCTCATCGGCCGCAGCGTGACCCGGCCCCTGCGCCAGGTCCAGGCCTATGCCCAGGCCGTGGCCGGGGGCGACCTCAAGGCCGAGGTTCAAGGCACCTTCGGCGGTGAGCTGGGCGCCCTGGCGGCCCACGTCCAGGCCATGGTCAGCCAGCTCAAGGTCCGCCTGGGCTTCGCCCAGGGCATCCTCGGCGCCCTGGGCTCCCCCTGCCTGGTCACCGACAACGGCGGCCTGGCCACCTTCATCAACCCCCAGATGACCCGCCTGCTGGGCTGCGCCGCCCTGCCGGGCGGCGGCCTGGGCCGCCCGGTGGACGAGCTCTTCCCCCGCGACCAGCACCACCGCGACATGATCCGCCAGGCCGTTTCCACGCGCCATCAGTTCGCCGATGTGGAAACCGAGGCCGTCATGCGCGACGGCTCCCGGACGCATGTGCTCTCCTGCGTGGCTCCGCTCTACGACCTCGACGGCAACCTGCTCGGCGCCTTCACCCTCATGCAGGACATCTCGAACCTCAAGGCCCAGGAACAGGCCATCGCCCTCAGCCACCAGACCCTGCTGGAAACCGCCACCCAGGCCGAAACCATCGCCCGCACCGTCCTCGACACCCTGGGCGACCTCGCCGCGCACGTCCAGGCCGCCGACCAGGGCTCCGAACTGCAACGCGAACGCACCAGCCAGGCCGCCTCGGCCATGGATCAGGTCAACGCCAGCATCCTCGACGTGGCCCGCAACGCCCAGCAGGCAGCCTCCCGCGCCGACCAGTCGCGCGACAAGGCCCAACAGGGCTCCGAGGTTGTCGGCCAGGCTGCCACAGCCATCGCCGAGGTCGCCGTCCTGGCCCGCGACCTCAAGCAGAACATGGGCGCCCTGGGCCACCAGGCCGAGTCCATCGGCGCCATCATGAACGTCATCAACGACATCGCCGACCAGACCAACCTGCTGGCGCTCAACGCGGCCATCGAGGCCGCCCGCGCCGGGGAAGCGGGCCGCGGCTTCGCCGTGGTCGCCGACGAGGTGCGCAAGCTGGCCGAAAAGACCATGCACGCCACCCGCGAGGTCGGCACGGCCATCGCCGGAATCCAGACCAGCACCCAACGGAACATGGAAGGCATGGACCGCGCCGTGGCCGCCGTGGAGCGCGTCACCACCCTGGCCGACCATTCCGGCAACGCCCTGGCGGAAATCGTCCATCTGGCCGACTCCAGCTCGGACATGGTCCGGGGCATCGCCGCCGCCAGCGAGCAGCAGTCCGCCGCCAGCGAGCAGATCGGCAGGAGCGTCGAGGAGATCAGCACCATCTCCGCCCGCACCGCCGACGGCATGGCCCGCTCCCGCCAGGCCCTGGACAGGCTCTCCCTCCAGGCCCGCGACCTCCAGGAGCTCATCACCCACATGCGCGGCTAG
- a CDS encoding methyl-accepting chemotaxis protein codes for MKARLILVLVVSLVGLAVVFGVNKAGDVLVARSFALRDLAEGAFVDVLQARRHEKNFLIRSDETYAAKVGEHTALVHAALERIGALDADKAADCAAARRLVDAFAGTFARAVDTARAIGLNEELGVRREFIAAGRALEAGIDEVGDREALVALLQLRRQEKNFQLRGDDKYLERAATARKGLEARLDGLGLEAGAHARLMGVLHGYDRAFADYVRLYRQMGTMDQALATDGRALEPAITSLRDHYAAGALRVSGLVEHAILGVEVFLVLLLGLFLYRTARGINGPLAELTAYSRAVASGDLEARPGTGMPPEFAVLSADITSMVAELRTRLEEVRRRQDEAAAQAEAAREAMREAQRQEERAKGLWERMRESARSVDEFSGRVGDAVAELSAMIAQVRRGAETQSTRMSETATAMDQMNLAVVEVAQSAGAASQNARDAKDKATAGAAMVDRAVAAITEVDGHATGMREGMQALGRQVEDIGRIMDVISEIADQTNLLALNAAIEAARAGDAGRGFAVVADEVRKLAEKTMAATQEVDRSVLSIREATERNIETMHAALRAVEQSARLATESGRAQEEIVRLVELNTVQAEGIASASEQQSASSEQINRAVDEVNRIAGESMEGMNRSYEAVAALHELAGDLKRMVGAMLETGGAPDPA; via the coding sequence GTGAAGGCAAGACTGATCCTGGTGCTTGTCGTGTCGCTGGTGGGGCTGGCCGTGGTTTTTGGCGTGAACAAGGCGGGCGACGTGCTGGTGGCCCGCAGCTTCGCCCTGCGCGACCTGGCCGAAGGCGCCTTCGTGGATGTGCTCCAGGCCCGGCGCCACGAGAAGAACTTCCTGATCCGCAGTGACGAGACCTACGCCGCCAAAGTGGGCGAGCACACCGCCCTGGTTCACGCCGCCCTGGAGCGCATCGGGGCGCTGGACGCGGACAAGGCCGCGGATTGCGCCGCCGCGCGCCGCCTGGTGGACGCCTTCGCGGGCACCTTCGCCCGCGCGGTGGACACGGCGCGGGCCATCGGCCTGAACGAGGAGCTCGGCGTACGCCGCGAGTTCATCGCCGCCGGGCGCGCCCTGGAGGCGGGCATCGACGAGGTGGGCGACCGCGAGGCCCTGGTGGCCCTGCTGCAACTGCGCCGCCAGGAGAAGAACTTCCAGCTGCGCGGCGACGACAAGTACCTGGAGCGCGCGGCTACGGCCCGCAAGGGGCTGGAGGCCCGGCTGGACGGCCTGGGCCTGGAGGCCGGGGCGCACGCGCGGCTCATGGGCGTTTTGCACGGCTACGACAGGGCCTTCGCCGACTACGTGCGCCTGTACCGCCAGATGGGCACCATGGACCAGGCCCTGGCCACCGACGGGCGGGCCCTGGAGCCGGCCATCACCAGCCTGCGCGACCACTACGCCGCCGGGGCGCTGCGCGTCTCCGGGCTGGTGGAGCACGCCATCCTGGGAGTCGAAGTGTTCCTGGTGCTGCTGCTCGGGCTGTTCCTCTACCGCACGGCCAGGGGCATCAACGGGCCCCTGGCGGAGCTGACGGCCTACTCGCGGGCCGTGGCCTCGGGCGACCTGGAGGCCCGGCCCGGCACGGGCATGCCCCCCGAATTCGCCGTCCTGTCGGCGGACATCACCTCCATGGTCGCCGAGCTGCGTACGCGCCTGGAGGAGGTCCGCCGCAGGCAGGACGAGGCTGCTGCCCAGGCCGAGGCCGCCCGCGAGGCCATGCGCGAGGCCCAGCGCCAGGAGGAGCGGGCCAAGGGCCTGTGGGAGCGCATGCGCGAGTCGGCCCGCAGCGTGGACGAGTTCTCCGGGCGGGTGGGCGACGCCGTGGCCGAGCTGTCGGCCATGATCGCCCAGGTGCGGCGCGGCGCCGAGACCCAGAGCACGCGCATGTCCGAAACGGCCACGGCCATGGACCAGATGAACCTGGCGGTGGTGGAGGTGGCGCAGAGCGCGGGCGCGGCCTCGCAGAACGCCCGCGACGCCAAGGACAAGGCCACCGCCGGGGCGGCCATGGTGGACCGGGCCGTGGCGGCCATCACCGAGGTGGACGGCCACGCCACGGGCATGCGCGAAGGCATGCAGGCCCTGGGGCGGCAGGTGGAAGACATCGGCCGGATCATGGACGTGATCAGCGAGATCGCCGACCAGACGAACCTGCTCGCGCTCAACGCGGCCATCGAGGCGGCGCGCGCGGGCGACGCCGGGCGCGGGTTCGCCGTTGTGGCCGACGAGGTGCGCAAGCTGGCCGAGAAGACCATGGCCGCCACCCAGGAGGTGGACCGCAGCGTGCTGTCCATCCGCGAGGCCACGGAGCGCAACATCGAGACCATGCACGCCGCCCTGCGCGCCGTGGAGCAGAGCGCGCGGCTGGCCACGGAGTCGGGCCGCGCCCAGGAGGAGATCGTGCGCCTGGTGGAGCTGAACACCGTGCAGGCCGAGGGCATCGCCTCGGCCAGCGAGCAGCAGTCGGCCTCATCGGAGCAGATCAACCGCGCTGTGGACGAGGTCAACCGCATCGCCGGGGAGTCCATGGAGGGCATGAACCGCTCCTACGAGGCCGTGGCCGCTCTGCACGAGCTGGCCGGGGATCTGAAGCGCATGGTCGGCGCCATGCTGGAAACCGGCGGCGCGCCCGACCCGGCCTGA
- the ribB gene encoding 3,4-dihydroxy-2-butanone-4-phosphate synthase: MQQSLLAPFGSPRQRVEAALAALRAGRGVLAVDDEDRENEGDLFFAAQSVTPAQMALLIRECSGIVCLCLTPERVRALDLPMMVAENTSAYGTGFTVSIEAARGVSTGVSAADRVATVRAAVAPGARPEDLRRPGHVFPLCARPGGVLERRGHTEANVDLMRLAGLEPCGVLCELTNADGTMARLPGVVDFALRHAMPVVTVQDVADYRLGLEAAPPRAGLAAGPRAPLT, from the coding sequence ATGCAGCAATCCCTTCTTGCCCCATTCGGCTCCCCCCGCCAGCGGGTGGAGGCCGCCCTGGCCGCCCTGCGCGCGGGCCGGGGCGTGCTGGCCGTGGACGACGAGGACCGCGAGAACGAGGGCGACCTGTTCTTTGCGGCCCAGAGCGTCACCCCGGCCCAGATGGCCCTGCTCATCCGCGAGTGCAGCGGCATCGTCTGCCTGTGCCTGACCCCGGAGCGGGTCCGCGCCCTGGACCTGCCGATGATGGTCGCCGAGAACACCAGCGCCTACGGCACGGGGTTCACGGTGTCCATCGAGGCCGCCCGGGGCGTGAGCACGGGGGTGTCCGCCGCCGACCGCGTGGCCACGGTGCGCGCCGCCGTGGCCCCCGGCGCCCGGCCCGAGGACCTGCGCCGCCCCGGCCATGTGTTCCCCCTGTGCGCGCGGCCCGGGGGCGTGCTGGAGCGGCGCGGGCACACCGAGGCCAACGTGGACCTCATGCGCCTGGCGGGGCTGGAGCCCTGCGGGGTGCTCTGCGAGCTGACCAATGCCGACGGCACCATGGCCCGCCTGCCCGGCGTGGTGGACTTCGCCCTGCGCCATGCCATGCCCGTGGTCACGGTGCAGGACGTGGCGGACTACCGCCTGGGCCTGGAGGCTGCGCCGCCCCGGGCCGGGCTGGCCGCCGGGCCACGGGCGCCCCTGACCTGA